From the Neobacillus sp. PS3-34 genome, the window ACCCCGTTCAAGCTCATCCCTTGAAACACCCGAAAGATTGATGGCAGTCCGCTGTCCTGCATAAGCTTTCTGTGCCGGTTTATGGTGGACCTGGAGCTGACGGGCACGCACCTCGACACCTCGTGGCATGATTTTTAAAGTCTGACCTTCTTCAACTGTTCCTTCATAAACAGTACCACGCACTACCGTTCCTTGTCCCTTCACGGTAAAAACCTGGTCAATCGGCAGACGGAAGGCACCTTTGGCATCTCGCATTTCCTGTTCCTTTAAAGTGTTGATAATTAAGCTCCTGAGCTCTTCAATACCTTTTTTTGAAATGCTGTCCACCAGGACAAAAGGTGCCTCTGCAAACACCGTTCCATCCAGCTCTCCCAATATATCATCCTTCACTAATTCAATGAATTCTTCTTCTACCCTATCCTTCTTGGTAATGGCAACAATTCCGTTTTTAATGCCAAGGAACCCCAGGATATCAAGATGCTCTCTCGTTTGTGGCATAACACCCTCATCCGCTGCGACGACAAGAATCACAAGATCAATCCCCGCCACGCCTGCGATCATTTGCCTGATAAAGCGTTCGTGTCCAGGTACATCAATAACAGATATTTGAAGCTCATTATCTTCATATAATGGTGCAAAACCGAGCTCGATCGAGATTTGCCGTTCCTTTTCTTCCTTTAGACGGTCGGTGTCGACATTGGTCAATGCTTTTGTAAGCGATGTTTTACCATGGTCTATATGGCCGACCATTCCAATCGTAAAATAACGTTTTTCCAAGTTTGCCACCTGCTTTTATGTTTCTTCTCTAACTTTAGCTTTTAGTAATAGTTTGTACAAGACCATTTCCTAAAGGGTAAACATGGCACCATATGCACCACTATATTCACCTTTATCAAGAAAAACGGGTGAAAGTCCCAGCATTTTCGTGTAGGTATCAAGAGATGTTTTAAGAGAGGGATTCCCGTTGATGGTACTACCAATGTAGACAATTTCCTTAACATGATGGATAGCCGCTGATTGTAAGCTTAGCAAAACGATGGTTTCTGCGAGCATATTTGTAAGAGAGGCCATTCTATCCGCTAATGAGGGATCGGATTGGCTTCCCTTTGCAAAATTGGCCGCAGTAAGGCTGCCATCAATTGGCGATTCCTCTGATTGGTAAATATCCTTCACAAGCAAATCTACCTTTCCTTTTTCTCCTTCAGAAACAAGCTTTGTCAACTGACTGAATTCCTTTTCACCTGTTAGAAGGTCACCGAGGCCCATGAACGCTCCACCACCAAGCCCGCTGCCAAGAATTCTTTCATATTTATTCTCGCCAACCAAATGCCACGACGTGCCTGTTCCGATATTAACAAGCAGGAAAGCGGCTCCAGCCTGAATACCCTCTTCCTTTAATAAGAAACTGGCTCCCTCGCAGGTAACATCAAACTCGGGACAAACAACAGCATCCTTAAAAAATTGCTTTTGAATAGAATGGGCTTTTCCGCCAGTCAGAGCAACTTTAGCGGATGGAGCCGCCATTTTAATCCAGTTTATCGCAGATTGCAGATCTGAAATTGGATACTTTTTAAAATGATTTTTTCCTTTTTCTTCAAAAGCAATTTTAATTAATGTACCGCCAGCATCAATTCCAATCTTCTGGTAAGCCATGTTTTCCTTCTCCTTTCTTTACTGCTTTTAAGGAGCAACGAGCTCCACCTTAATCCTATCTGGATCCTCAAAATAGAGAGCATAATGTCCCACGCCTCCGGCATGTGGATGGGTTTCAGAGTAAAGGATCGTAATCCCCTTTTCTTTCATTTCCTCAGACAGCTCGTCAACCTGTTCCTTTGAGCCTGCCTGAAAAGCTAAATGATTCAGGCCAATGCGTTTTCTGTGATAACCGGCCTCAAGATAATCAGCTTCAGCTTGGACGAAAACAAGATAGGTGTCCTTTAGCCTCCAGCTGATCCCTTTATCCCACTTTTGATAGATTTTATAATTCAATTTCGACAGAAACCAACCCCAAAATTCCGTTGACCTTTCGAGATCAGACACATAAATTTCTATATGATGAAGCATGTTTTTCACCTATTTCTTTCATTATTTATGTATTATACCATCAACGCGAATTTTCCTTCTTAGTACAGTCTTTTTTCGCCAATGGTTGCAACTTCATTTTTCAGGGAAGAACAATAACAGGTATCAAATGAGGATAACCTTAATTTACATGATTAAAATATAATTTTCTGTAATTTCTACCTATTTTCGCATAAATTAGTTCACAAAACGTTAATTATGAAATATAATGCTTTTATAAAGTTGCGCTAAGGCAAAAAATATTGATAGAGTAAATAATTAAGCGTACAAGCAAAAATAGATAGAGAAAGTAAATAATTAAGCATACAAGCAAAAATAGATAGAGAAAGGAAGAACGCAAATGGGCCAATCAAATTCTGCAGCGATTAAACGCACACAAACAGCTTCAGACAAAACGGCTGCTGCGGCTAGGGACGCGATTAATGGAAAAATAACTGGCTTTAAGGCACTATTGCCTTTTCTAGGACCAGCGTTTATTGCCTCCATTGCATACGTAGATCCCGGCAATTTTGCCACCAATATTCAAAGCGGAGCCAAATTTGGGTATAAAATGCTATGGGTAATCGTATTAGCCAATTTAATGGCGATGCTCCTGCAAAACATGTCCGCAAAGCTTGGCATTGCCACCGGGAAAAGCCTTCCGGAGATTTGCCGGGATAATATGCCAAAATGGCTCACCTATGTCATGTGGATCGTTTCGGAACTCGCTGCGATGGCAACCGATATAGCCGAATTTTTGGGAGCCACACTGGCTTTAAACTTACTCTTTGGGATCCCGATGATTTACGCGACGATTTTAACCGGGATCGTAACGTATCTAATTTTAATGATGGAACGTTTTGGCTTCACGCCATGGAAAAATTCATCGCCGCCTTCGCCGCACTGATCGGCTTATGCTATCTTGCAGAAACTGTGCTTTCAAAGCCTAATTTTTCACAAATTGCCTACCATAGCGTGGTGCCTTGGATAGGGAACAGCGAAAGTATAATGCTTGCTGTCGGAGTAATCGGGGCAACGGTAATGCCTCATGCTATCTATCTGCATTCCAGCCTGACTCAGGGAAGAATCGTCCCACGCAATGATTCCGAAAAATTAAAAATTCATAAATTTAGTTCAAAAGAAATCCTGATAGCTATGACTCTGGCCGGATTTGTCAACTTATCGATGATGTACATGGCAGCTTCCGTCTTTAACACGAGCGGTAACAGCAATGTAGGCGACCTGACTACTGCCTATCACACGTTAACACCGCTGCTCGGTTCAGCAGCAGCCAGCGTTTTCCTTATCTCGCTGCTCGCTTCAGGTATCTCAAGTTCAGTCGTTGGAACAATGGCCGGACAGGTCATCATGCAGGGCTTTGTCGGGTTTACGATTCCAGTTTGGGTTCGCCGGTTGGTTACTATGGCACCTACCTTCGTGATTGTCGCTATCGGTTTGGACCCGACCTTTACACTGGTAGTCAGTCAGGTTGTACTTAGTATCGTGCTCCCGTTCCCTGTAGTCGCATTGATTTACTTCACAAGGAAGAAGGAATTAATGGGCGTCTTAACTAACAAACGCAAAGTAACCATCCTGTCCAGTGTCTTTGCAGCTATCATCTTGAGCTTAAATATTTGGCTGATTTATCAAACCTTCTTTGGATAAAAGAGGCACACCCATTCGGAATGGGTGTTTTTTTTTGACTTATAAGGGCAACTACGCCTCTGTCTTCGCCCTTAGGGACTCGCCAATCGGGTAGTTTTCTATATAAAAGGCTCTTTTAGGAGGGATGTTGTTTTCGGGACAAATTCTAATATTAGAGTTTGTTCCGAAATCCTCTGATTCGGACTCGATTGCCCTTGATTTGATCAACCCTTTCCGAATAGGGTGGAAGAAACGGTCTTCATAAGAGAGGTCATGGCCAAAACCCATCAAAAAAGATACTTAAAGGAGAGATGAAGACCGAAATCCCTGCCTCTGGAGCAGAAAATGGTCTTCATAAGGGGAATGAAGACCGAAACGCCAGTATAAGGAGAAGGAAACGGTCTTCATAAGCGAGGTCATGGCCAAAAACCCATCAAAAAAGATACCCAAAAGAGCAATGAAGACCGAAATCCTTACCTCAATAGCAGAAAATGGTCGTCATAAGGTTGATGAAGACCGAAACGCATGTCTAATGTGGAAGAAAAGGTCATCATAAGTGAGATAAAGGCCAAAACCCCTCTGATTCGGACTCGAGTACCATTGAATACACCAATATTAATCTTGAGTGGTATCTAAGTGAGCAATATTACAACAACGTTTACGATAATAGCCTTACAAAAAAAGAGCATCCCATTGGACACCCTTAAGTTAAATTTCAACCAGGCATATTTTCTTTATAAGCTGGTTCACAATAGATGCAAACTTCCTGATCATCAATCAAATGAACATCGGCTTCATTGTATTCCACGCCGCAAAGTGAGCATGTCGTCATCTCATCCCCATCCTCGTCCAAATCATCAGGCAGTGCATCATTTATCGTGATAGAACCTACCCAAATGCCGGTTGAATACGGCATTTCCTCTTTTAAATAGGCAGCTGCTGCATCTTCCGTTTCCCATACTCCTAAATCATACAGAAATTCGTCCCCATTTCCTGTGTTTGTCATTAAACCATATACTGATTTCATATGGTGATCCCCTCTCTATGTTAAAAAGAAATGATAGTTATTATTTCTTTTTAACATAGCCCTTTTACTAAAAGTTCAAACCAACGTTGATACGGGAAGGTGAACTTCACCAAAAGAAGGAAAAATGAAACAAGTTATTGAATTTGTTTTTTAGTAAAAACGGGGAGAGAAAAATATGATTACGATTGAAAAAGCACAACAAACCGATGAACCTACCTTACATAACATCATGCAGTTTTATATTTATGAATTCAGCCAATACATTCCT encodes:
- the coaW gene encoding type II pantothenate kinase, which encodes MAYQKIGIDAGGTLIKIAFEEKGKNHFKKYPISDLQSAINWIKMAAPSAKVALTGGKAHSIQKQFFKDAVVCPEFDVTCEGASFLLKEEGIQAGAAFLLVNIGTGTSWHLVGENKYERILGSGLGGGAFMGLGDLLTGEKEFSQLTKLVSEGEKGKVDLLVKDIYQSEESPIDGSLTAANFAKGSQSDPSLADRMASLTNMLAETIVLLSLQSAAIHHVKEIVYIGSTINGNPSLKTSLDTYTKMLGLSPVFLDKGEYSGAYGAMFTL
- a CDS encoding VOC family protein, which gives rise to MLHHIEIYVSDLERSTEFWGWFLSKLNYKIYQKWDKGISWRLKDTYLVFVQAEADYLEAGYHRKRIGLNHLAFQAGSKEQVDELSEEMKEKGITILYSETHPHAGGVGHYALYFEDPDRIKVELVAP